A region from the Bacteroidota bacterium genome encodes:
- a CDS encoding bile acid:sodium symporter family protein, with amino-acid sequence MQNLYNLVLGIAGICALAFLGVLIFGQGIAAGGPFLVGFLICLAIGGLGTPMLRQLAFTVWIFAGVAMAMYYPRYFQTVGDFELKTLIVPLIQVIMFGMGTAMSLKDFEGVVKMPKGVVVGLVAQLTIMPLIGASIALLMNFPAEVAAGIILIGSAPSGVASNVMAYIAKANLALSITLTAVATLLAPLTTPFLMKILAGQLVPIDFVAMMIGIIKMVIVPIVLGLLFNRLVAGRAPWLDKAMPLLSMIAIAVVITIITATGRDALLTIGPLLFLAAIIHNASGYLIGYWGCKMVGLDEQSCRTISIEVGMQNGGLASGIALQMGKVATVGLAPAIFGPWMNITGSALANWWRNRAPESETAPEQPAEMTA; translated from the coding sequence GTGCAGAATTTGTATAACCTGGTGCTGGGCATTGCCGGCATCTGCGCCCTGGCTTTCCTGGGTGTGTTAATCTTCGGACAAGGCATTGCTGCCGGCGGCCCGTTCCTCGTTGGTTTTTTGATCTGCCTTGCTATCGGTGGCCTCGGTACGCCGATGCTGCGCCAGTTGGCGTTTACCGTCTGGATCTTTGCTGGCGTTGCCATGGCGATGTATTATCCGCGCTACTTCCAGACGGTTGGCGACTTTGAATTGAAAACGCTCATTGTCCCGCTCATCCAGGTGATTATGTTTGGGATGGGTACCGCGATGAGCCTGAAAGATTTCGAGGGTGTGGTGAAAATGCCCAAAGGGGTGGTTGTGGGATTGGTGGCGCAACTGACCATTATGCCATTAATTGGTGCGTCGATTGCGTTGCTGATGAATTTCCCGGCTGAGGTTGCCGCAGGCATTATCCTGATTGGCTCGGCCCCGAGTGGCGTCGCCTCGAACGTCATGGCCTACATTGCCAAAGCCAACCTTGCCCTGTCTATTACGCTGACAGCCGTGGCTACATTGCTGGCACCATTGACTACACCGTTTCTGATGAAAATACTGGCCGGCCAACTTGTGCCCATCGACTTTGTGGCCATGATGATTGGCATTATCAAAATGGTGATTGTGCCCATCGTGCTTGGGCTGTTGTTCAACCGACTGGTTGCTGGCCGCGCGCCGTGGTTGGACAAAGCCATGCCCTTGCTTTCCATGATTGCAATTGCTGTAGTCATCACCATCATTACAGCCACGGGCAGAGACGCGTTGCTCACTATCGGGCCCCTGCTTTTTCTTGCAGCCATCATCCATAACGCAAGCGGTTACCTGATCGGGTATTGGGGATGTAAGATGGTTGGCCTCGACGAGCAGTCGTGCCGGACCATTTCCATAGAGGTGGGCATGCAGAACGGTGGACTGGCCTCTGGCATTGCGTTGCAGATGGGTAAGGTGGCTACGGTCGGATTGGCGCCGGCTATCTTTGGTCCGTGGATGAATATTACGGGTTCAGCGCTTGCCAACTGGTGGCGTAACCGTGCTCCCGAATCAGAAACTGCCCCCGAACAGCCGGCTGAAATGACCGCCTAA